Part of the Zingiber officinale cultivar Zhangliang chromosome 8A, Zo_v1.1, whole genome shotgun sequence genome, TTATGTAACAAATCTTCCAGAGGCTTACAAACATGGGCTAATCATCTAACTGGCCATAGGCAAGAGATAGAAATGCAAAGAGCAATGCAAAATGTAGAGGAACATGATCATGCTACCATGGATCTCTCCCTAAGCACTACTGAAACCGACATAAACCTTATCCTCAAGCTCTGATCATCTAATTTGCTAGTAGtataataaaatatcatgttttgCTGTAAGAGGAGTTTGTTATTTTTAATGATcaataaaagattaaaaaatttAAGAATATCAATTAGTATAATTGGTAAGAACCTTTAAAATTGTTACTGCAGTTGTAGATTCAAAACTCACCTTCACACTTTTATTACTAGTTTTTTCATTAAAGCATTCCCCttttcatgaaaaaaaattatggtTTTCTTAGCCATCATACATTTTGCTATTTATCGATCCTGGTGAGGTAAAAGATAAAAATGAATGGCCTGATAAAGAGTAAACTTCAATAGTTATAATCTATCTTTGTTAATTAACTATATCAACagttaattaactaaaattttggccaaaagatttttaataagccTAGATAAGTCAAGGACAATTACTATATAGATCTAAACCCCAACTTTTGGTTGGAAGCTGCGGATTTAACTCCAGTATACGGAACAACTATCGATAGTATAATGCCAATTTTGAATGTTAATAACAACAAACAATGCAACAGTTTTGATATACAATCAAAGTTTATTTAACTTATTTACATGATCAGAACCGGTCTCCATTATATCTATTCAATTTCTCTTGTTACCTTCCTTCAAATGCTGTGATTGATAAGTTATTTATAGATAATGAATCATGATTGCTTCCCGAAGAAGAATTAATCTCATTTGGGCCGCGTATACCAACAAATCCCGGTTGTCGTGGTTGTGGTATAAGTGCAATGTCTGTGCCCATCATTAATAATATTGTAGACATTGTAGGTCTATCTTGTGGGTACTCTTGGACACATAAAAGTGCAATCTTTATACACTTGAATATTTCAGCCTTTGGAAAGGAATAACCAATGGATTCATCAACTAGTTTCAAACCATTTCCTTCTTTCCACAAGCTCCAAGTCTatacaaataataaataattagtaTCATTGGACAAGATATCAAATGTAATATTAATTTTCAATTATATACTTACGTATCCTAGAAGATTCAAGTTGTATGTAGAGTTATAAATTCCTCGATTTTTCTTCCCGCTTATAATTTCAAGAACTAAAACACCAAAACTAAATACATCTGATTTAACTGAGAAAATTCCATCCATAGCATATTCCGGAGACATATATCCACTGCATTCATAATAATAAAATGataatagttattttaaatttaacaatTATCAATCATATTTAAATATTTCAAACATAAATTATTGAGAAAGATATGTAATAAAGATATAACCTACTATAAAAAAAGATCATGGTTCCATTCATATTATGCTCATAAAATACTAATCATTAATGTATCTACAGTATTTATTGCATTATACACAAATATAACTAACATTTGACGTGCCCTGGGGAAAAACTTCACTCACATTCTAATCATTTGACGGTCTACTGTAAGCTAATCTTGTGATTTACATCTCTTTACATAATCTAGGAACAGACTGTGAGAGAAGCTTGGGATGAGCATAATCATTTTTTTACTACAATATATAGCTAACGTTTGatggatgatttttttttctattgatagAATAAATATCATTATATTGCAAATGAGTAACATATGATATAATTATTATGTCTttgaatcattttaaaaaaaatatattagataaaTAGTGgagtcatttttttttatttaacatgttcccttatttgaaatattaatGAATATGGAAGTCATATAGCTATTAAAAATATTAtgcattttataaattaatatttatttaaatattttgtatGTGTTTTTGGTTTGGCTTTGGTTTAGAACAAGTGAGGAATGTGGTTAACTTAAAGTTTTCAAGTTTCATAGTTTTTGTACATATAAGGTTGGTGGAGAAGTGATAAAAGGTAAGATATAATCACAAATACACTATGTAAAATGAATGTGACATTAAAAAAGAAGGGTTAATACTTACTATGTTCCAACGACTCTCTTAGTATTTACTTCCGTTTCATCTCCTTTAAAAATTCTTGCCATGCCAAAATCAGATATCTTAGGATTCATATCTTTATCAAGAAGGACGTTGCTTGCTTTCAAATCTCTATGAATAATTCTAAATCTAGAATCTTCGTGAAGGTACAAAAGGCCACGAGCAATTCCAACGATGATGTTGTACCGTGTAGTCCAATTCAACAATGCACCTTTAACTTTATCTACaaagttaattttattaattagagtAGCATAATAATttgaaacaaaaaagaaaaaaatctttAATCAATGTAGAAATAAAGAAAGCTATAAAAAATAAGTGCTTTTATGCATTTGGTCTAACCAAAGTTATAAGTACAAAAATATAACAAATTTCACATTAAAAGTCTACTTGGATGAAATGCTATATCTAAGTTTCATGAGCATGAATTAACTAACCAAATATGAAGGAGTGCAAGCTTCCATTATGCATAAACTCGTAGATCAAAATTCTCTCTTCTTTCTGAATGCAATAACCAATTAGACGAACGAGATTCCGATGCTGTAGTTTTGCGATCAATGTTATCTCATTCTTGAATTCATCTACCCCTTGCACCGAGTTTCTTGATAGTCTCTTCATAGCCACTTCGAGTTGTTCCTCTCCTAATTTACCCTGTAAAATTATAATTAGAATTCTTCATCAATTATTCAATACTTCACTCACTCAACAAGCAATTCCAATTTAACTAGTACCTTATAAACCGAACCAAATCCACCCTCGCCGAGCTTGCTCATGACGGAGAAGTTGTCGGTGGCGTTCACAACCTCATCAATGCTAAATAAAGATATCTCCAAGTTATTTGCTTCGGTTCCTTCATCACCTTGTCGTCGGGCCAACAAAATACTATGTGACATGCCTGCTAAATCGATATCTCACAACTCGATCGATCGATTATTAAAAACTTGATAATTTGCTTCCTAAttaataaaacaaaatgaaagaaCAATTAAATGTCAGCTAGCTGATTAATTACCAAGTGTCCTTGTAGCTTCActttccctcctcctcctcctcctcctccagatACAGTATACAACAAGAGCGAGGGACAAAGTTGCAAGGATAGAGAGAATGACAATAACCACAGTGAAGGAGACGTTCCTTGACCCTGAGCCTgaaagattaattaattgctgtACTCATTTCTATAACACAATTAATACTATAACAGAAGAAGAaaattagtttatatatataaaaaaaattgaatgtgAACTTTTAATTTCATGCATGTAAATCAATTCTATATTGCATAATGATATAACACGTGTACAAAACTACAAATAAAATGGTTGATTCGCAAAAAAGAAGAGTGCATTCCTACTTGATGTGGCGAGTAACATGGGACCTAGAAAGTTGGGATGTAGCAATCAAAGTTAAGAAGGAATCAATTAATATTTAGGATCGGTATAGTCATATGTTCTGACCAGATGGTCTAATTGATCAGATTCCAAATTCCTCAGGATCAATTAAACATCGAGTATCAAGCGATGTAAATATCATTCAGAGTCAAGTCCTTATGATCACTCGGCCCGGTCGAGTGGTCCAGTCGATCGAACCATAGATCCGATCAAAAATACTAGACAAATGGCCCAACCAGATTCTTTAGCCTAGCAGAGGTCGAGTTCTTAAGAACTACATCATTTCTTTGTTGACCTGACCTCGCCCGCATACGAGGTCTGAGCGGACGACAGAAAGGTTTGATCGACCTGTCAGCAAAGCATATCAGAGGCACATTAACCTAACGATctaatcttcttttttttttttttttgcatcttaTGTAACAATTGTCAGAGGAACAGAAGAATATTCGTTATGCATCCTTTATGAGAGAAGTTTTTATTCTACGTATCACAAAAATGGTAGATCCATTTTAGAAAAATGTTTAGAATGGTCTATCCTTTTATTAAAATGTCTCGAGATTCATATACAGAGGAAAAATAACATTATAAAAGGGGTTTCTATCTATAGGCACAGATACATTACATTACGTGAGATTACACACTCATAATCCATTGTTTTCTAATACTGTTTCTTGCCTTCTTTTTCCCAAAACTACTTACTTGACTTAAGCATCGAAGTGCATGTGCTGGGGACCTTTCCCTAGCCCGATTGCTATCATTTTTTTTACCTCTACTTTTTATTTTTTGACATAGAGAGCTCAACATCATTTTCTTCAAGCTCAGAATTTTCTAACAATCAACATCAAAGTCATCTACCTCAATACACCatctttcatatatatatatatatatatatatatatatatatatatatatatatatatatatatataaaatgtttgGGAATGATGatattttaaaggaattttatattaaaaaattgttAAGAATTTCATAAGTTAAATTATAAAAGTAGTAATAAGGTTGGACTATAATGATCATTCCATGAATTGACAAGAAAGAGGATTTATGGGCAAAATAGGAAGAGAAATTGCTGCTCTCAAAATTTGTTAGAAaagataattttattaaataatagagGATGATTCTTCAAACaattaaacataaatttataTGGATAAATACGGactcataatagataaaattatcaaaaataatttaaatattaaaaaataaaaattactaaaaatagtaaaaaaaatgttCGAAGCCTCCAAAAAAATCCTAAACTATATTTttagatctaaaattttaaatttataggtTCTACTCAATAACAAATTTAGTCGTTTTAATGCAAATCAAACAACGTCTTATTCTAATACCCAAGTTATTGTTCTAATATCCAACTTAAAAATTATGAGCTTGATCCCCATAACAACTCTAATACCCAAGTTATTGCTCTAATATATAtccaacttaaaaattattatctTGATCCGCATAACAACAAGGTTTACAAGTGGAATCTAGAAACTCCGGGACAAAACATTAGCATTTTCTCACAAACCACAAAGTCCACGATCGATTTtgagaaagtgaaagaaagacaAGTCTATAATTTTCACATTCTATTCTAACAACTACCGATCACTCCTTGTAGATTTGCATCAAGTACCCATCAATTTTAGCACCACAGGATTAACTCCACGTGTAATTGACTAGGGCTTGCCTAGCCAACCCAAACGGCTTCGGGTCAATGTTTTGTAAAGTGGGTTGACCGGTCGAACCGATCGAGCAAGCGGTTCAACAGATGTTctagataattaattaaataaattaatcgaGTGAGAAATTTACACAGGCGAGGGAACACTCACGGAGATCGGCGGCGGCGAGCCGGACATAGAGCTCCTGACCTCCGCTGCCATACAGCCTGAGATCAGTGAGATTTCCGGTCCACGTGATGCATCCGCTCCCGCGCCCGCTGATGTTTGCCTGCGCGTACGCCGTGCACGTGCAGTCGCCCAAACACCTCGCCCGGCACTGCCCCGCACTCACCGTCGTGCTCCAGTCCACCGTCGACCTCGACGTGTCCGGAAGCTTCACTCCCCGAAGCAGAACAAACCCATCCGTCCCGTTCTTGCAATCCAACGCCGTCTTCCTGGCGCAGCCGTCCGTGCCGTCTCTCAAGTTCCAGCTCGTCGGGTTCGCGGGGCGGAACCCAGTCACGCACGCGCACCTCAGCGAGGACTCGGCGTCGCAGACGCCGTTTTGACCGCACGGTGAGATTTCGTCGTCGCACCAGTCCACGGGCGACTCCCAGATGGGATTCCACAAACGGCTGTCCTCCACCCACACCACTCGTCGAAGAGCTCCCGACTGGTTGACAACCAACCGGGACACGAACGTCGGATCCAACATCTCGAACCAATACACTACCTCTTGATCGTCGGCCGTGAAACCGAGAGAGAACATGTTGTAGGACTGCATCTGTGGTATGCCGGAGAACCCCAGCCCATTCCACGGTCCCCCCCGCCACTTCGGCTGCTTCGTCCCCTGTTCGCTGGAGAAGGACGACCACTCCCATAACTGCGGGTCACCTTCCAAGTCGATGCCGAGGGTGAAATCGCCCGGCGCCGGGTCGATGGTGCTGGTCCATGATGAGAGTTGCCGGTTGAATTTGGTCGTCAGGTTCCACCCCAGCTTCATGCCGGGCAACAGCGAGTCCGTCGGGTAATCGAAGCTCTGCCACGCGAAGCTGACGTTAGACTCATCGTCGGCCGCTGATCCGACGACCAAGTTTCCGTCGTCGAGCAGTTGAGCCACCGGATTTCGGACGGCGGCCGAAGAGGTCGAGGACCAGAGGACGGTAGAGTTATCGTCGGTAACCTCGAGCGTTCCGTTTGCCAGCAGCTTCAGGCTTCCATGTCGATTGGTGAGCGGACGGAGGCGGTTGGCtacccacacgaccgtgcagacGGAGATCTTGTTGTACCATATACCGACGTAACGGTTGTCGGTGCCGGTGGGGGAGAAGAAGCCTAAGGCGAAGCTACCACCGGCGGAGATCAAGGTTTTTCCATCATCGTCATCGAGAGACTGTGCGCTGGTTAAGGTGCCATCGCCGATAGAAGGCCGGGGGAGAGTGGTGATCAAAAGGCACAACAAAATGGTCGAAGTGAGCAGTCTCATTGCTAACCATGAATTTTTTATTTGCCaccatgaatttttttttattaccaCCAAACTGCTCAAATAAGTTCTTGCCACATGAATTTGTAATCACAGTCAATGAATTGACTTGCAATCACAGTCAAAGTTTTTATTATTGCTAGGCTGCTGATTGGTTGAGAATTTGTGATAACTGACCCCAAAAAAAATTGCATCAAATTGTATCCTTATCCTAttctaaaattatatatttttataatattttaatacaaaTACGGGATTCAATTGGGTTAGTTATTATTATAGTACTTTGGAAATCTCATCATTGTTTTCCAATGAATTTGAATTGTTTAGAGGTGATCAACTCAGTGATGAGGGACTTAAATTTCCCGAGTCAGCATGacaaattacttttttttttaattaaaacgaACTATTATAAATTAGTTGTCAGTATTTAGCCTGATATCCTCCTTTATCTTGTGTGGAAAGGTTTATTATGTATAGCAGGTGAAGATTTTTCTGATTTAATCGGCTCTTATCATATTTAGGGCCTTTTAAAGTTGGAATTGTACTAAATCAACCAGCAATTAAAAGGGTACTTGGGTATCGATTCAGATGGATGAAATCAGATTCGATTCAGATggtgttaaaaaaatatttataaaaatttttaatcCAAACTCGAATCCCTAAATTTAAATCCGAATTTGACCCATAAGAATCCGATCTAAATAATCcgattaaaattatctttttattttcttactatttttcctataattctttatttttatttcaatattccatcattatcatactaattgatcctgtccgaaagctgagaaAATGACGGGCTTGACATGTGGCTCTCCGGTTGACTGGATGAAGACTCTGCACTGTCCTACAACACAAGGAGCGTCAATGCTGAGCCAAGAAGGGGGGGTCCTTGGTATTGGTCCTCCAACGCTTAAGCCAGTATATTTTGTTCAAGTAGGGAGAATAGTAACATAAAGCGTGTAAATAACGAAGCATCGCCTACATCCGCCTGTGGATGGAGACCATCTTTTATAGCTCTACTGTAGCGTCTGTGCACTCCTCCTAAAGCATATGCATGTTTTCCATATTGTCctaagaaaagacaagtcaaaaagtgtccATGATACATTTCCTTAAGCGATGACGCAAATATCTGATGTGACATACTAGAAGCTTCTAAACTATAGTTTGCTTGTTAGACATTCTCTATCGTTGGTAACACAAACTACCAAAAGAGTACGATGAGATATGTATGTGTGTCCCGCTATAGGTCGGCCGAAGTCTGCTCGGCCGGATTGAATGGAGCTTTCAGCATGTTCTTCACTTAGCCTTACAATCGTCGAAGAGGCATATTGTGTTTGATCATTCACGAGCTTCGATCGGCAAGGACGGTGGTCCGAGTAACTTAGCATTCGGTTCATAACCTCATATACAGGTTGTGAAGGGTCGTCGTTCGGATGGTTCGGTCTGACTTTTACGTCTGCTCGGCTCTAATTACCCGACCGACCTTTTCACATCTGACCGGCTTCgctagtccgctcggccaacttTGCTTGATCCACACTCTGCGGTCTTGTAATCCACCTAGTCCGTCCTATGATTTTGAccatttgactttgacctccacgtcagctGTTCTTCATTGCTTTGATCCATTTTTGGTGAGGCCCTCTTTATCATcgtatcacaagtcttcccctcaagtctagtcaaagaggCTGCAagtcctgttggagtgtatattgaaagcctaagcttttgtaaatatttattttgaataaagaatcacatttggtcaaattatctacatttgtttatagttgttcaattaatttatattgtagataacatagtatgtggtgtcacatacagaagatgatgttatcagtaccttataaactataaacagtagctcacgaccaaaatggaaaggaacaaaccattggaaggtcgtagtctaattaggaattagtttatcttaactatataattacactagtacacttagagtgtattgagtaggaccattagaggtcgtttcttttatactgactttataaaggaacaaagacctcagttattatggaagtgtgtgctcttaatcctaatataataacaagcacatatatttgatatttatttctttaatttatcaatgagtgagatttagttcgataaatcaataagctcgataaattgggaaatgatatcacttatagtgtgtgttgttgattatagaaggaaactatgtcctagtaatctaggttgataatgtccccaaaaagagctcataaggattgtcatgttaaaccctgcaggtggacttagtccgacatgacgataaggttgagtggtactattcttggattaagatattaattaaatgagttgtcagtaactcacttaattagtgaacattcgacatcttaaacacagggagactaacacactcataataagaaggaacccaaaaatgtaatttgggattggtgcggtagttcaataatagttctctagtagaatgaattattattgataaaattaagttgtgtgttcgtggcgaacacgggatgcttaattttatcgggagaccaaaaccaattcctcctctcggtccctatcgtagcctcttatttatagagtactatacccacctatacccaccttcatacccatgataagggggccggccaagctagcttgtggatcaagctagggccggccaagccttgattcatgggtggccgaccctaacttgaacccaagcttaggtggccgacccccattaaattaaaaagaattttaatttttaaattttcttatgtggaagatataatttaattggagagattaaaaaattaaaatatctctttaaaggatctacaaaagattaaagaaagagattagatctctttccttatttgtagattggaaagatattttatttttttctctttgtaaattattcacatgttgaaaaattaaaattatagaaatttctttttatcaaccatgaagggattttaaaagaaaaattttattttaaaaaaatttccaaagacaaataaggaattttaattgttgattgaaactgccttgtttgatcttgttgatgtggccggccatgataaattgattaggaaattttatttaatttttctaaattaattgttgtcaaggaaagttaaggaaattttattgtaattaaatttccttatttaccaaagctaaggaatataaaagagggggttggagtgccttcatgagacacaacctctattattctctccctctttttccttggtgttgtggccgaccatcctctctccctctcttcctctttgtggtggccgaaactcttccttgcttggagcttttgtggtggccggatactacttggagaagaagaagaagaaggagagaaagcttgcatcccttggagcttagttggtggaaaaaagttcttcatccttggattttggtgcttggccgaaacttgaaggaaggagaagaaggtgctaggtggtcctcatcttggaagatcgttgcccacacaacattcgaggttagaagaggaatacggtagaagatcaagaggtctttctaaaaggtataactagtatttttcctttccgcatcatactagttatttttggaaataataccaaatacaagaggcatatgattctagtatttcgaatttgttttcgatgtagtgttcttttgtttttcttttccttgtgatttgattgttcttttcggttgacctaaagttatttaaggaaattaaatattaactttccttaaaagattttgtctaggcagtggtggttgttcccatatccaagaaggtcatgtgcctcgccatgcagtcctggaagccaattttggaaactaatatttaatgaaattaataacctaggtgatttggatcaaacgtgttaagttccgcaggagatccaagtctaaacctaaaagaacaaatagattaaactttggatcaaccgtgttaagttccgcaggcgatccaagtttaatttaaaagaacacatggtagctaggaaaaggttcagacctttgtacaaaatttttgtacagtggaaccattaggttttccgagtagcaaccaacaagtccgactgactggacaattacTTTTTTCCGCAACTCTTATTCCTGATCAAGCATTCTAGGGTTTAGAGTCGTTGTTCGACTTCCACAATCACTGTTCTTATGGCTCTTCAAGAGGTCGATCTCCTCCTGATCAGGAGACTCTGAAATTGGCACCACTCAAACTCGATGTAGATGACACTTAGCCATTTGCTAGCCTTTTTTTTGATTTCTTGCCTGAGCAGGAGACTCCGAGGTTGATCCAGCTCGGACCCGACGTGGACGACACTTAGTCATTTGCTAGCCTTTTCTGATTTATTTCCCGAGTGTCCACCCATACTTAGTGTCTTTTAATTATTACTGACATCACTATGATTTCTTAGAAACTATTTAAATCCCTTACTATTAATGTAAAGCATGACGTTCATGCTTTTTAACCATACATCTGCCGATAATTTCCATTCATCATTAATGTCATCTATGATTGGATGTCACGTGTAGCTATTTCTTGTCGCCAAATGTGTGAGGTGACAAGCGACTATTGAGATTTATGTGACAACCGTCTTTACGAATTTGATGACCCAGATTAAGCCTCATTTTCCCAAGCTCTCGATCGGACGGCTTGGGGCAACTGTCCATAGGatttttaaaccctttatttCTCTCTTCATAATATCACATTCGTCTTCAGCTTCACCTCCTTTGTTCCTTGCTCCCTGCTCATCGTCGACGATTTTCTTTCAACAAGTCCTCTCCTTTTTCTCCTTTTGATCTTCGAATTTCCTCTCCTTTCACATGGCGTGTTCTCCTTCTCCATAACTGGTTGTCCCCGGGTTGTGGTATGCCTCCACTGAGTCAGACTTTAATGGTGACGAGGTGGACAAAATAAAAATGGCCTACCACATTCCTAACGATCACAAAATCGCAATCCCTTCTGCTTATGACCGTCCTCATAGACCTCCGGAcgacttcattttttttttctaaaatatataGGTATTTTCATATCCTGTTATCACAATTGGTACCTAATTCCTTTAGGTTACTGTACAGGGTTGTGGCACTATTTTGTGTATACGAAATTCCTCTTTTGCCCTATATCtttcactatttttattatcccaaattaTCTAAGCCGGACGTCTTCCTTTTTCAAAATCGAGTGGGCACCGTCTATTTTGAGAAGATGCCCACCTTCAATAAGGGCTGGAAATCACACTACTTTGATGTCTGACTTCCCGACCGGTTGGCTTTTTCGACTAGTTGGCAGATGGATCTATCAAACTCCCCTGGGTTTGGAAAATACCAATGGGAGCTGATCTACCTCCAAGTAGCCATGCAGTTGGTCGGTTTGAAGTATTATATACACAAAAAAAAAGATAGATCTGCTACTTAACGGCTCCCACGGATATTGAAGTATtatatgttggtgcgggtagcactaacggtctaacctaggttttgatgaatgacaaataggttaagttagttttgttgttgtctgacactttgatcgagtgtgcaggagaagtccagacaggtcgacgggctgaccggatgtctggcacaaagtccagctaggtcgacgggctgaccggatagctggtgagaagtccaagcgggtcgacgggctgaccggacgcttggcaagaagtccagctaggtcgacgggctgaccggatagctggcgaaaagtccagacgggtcgaagggctgaccggacgtccgacaggtaagtaaggtaagtcactggaggggagtgactgcgaggacgcgttcccgggaaggaaacattaggcgtcgatccggcttagatccatttcggaaatctaagtcgagatcgtgactagattccga contains:
- the LOC122010376 gene encoding receptor-like serine/threonine-protein kinase SD1-8 isoform X2; protein product: MRLLTSTILLCLLITTLPRPSIGDGTLTSAQSLDDDDGKTLISAGGSFALGFFSPTGTDNRYVGIWYNKISVCTVVWVANRLRPLTNRHGSLKLLANGTLEVTDDNSTVLWSSTSSAAVRNPVAQLLDDGNLVVGSAADDESNVSFAWQSFDYPTDSLLPGMKLGWNLTTKFNRQLSSWTSTIDPAPGDFTLGIDLEGDPQLWEWSSFSSEQGTKQPKWRGGPWNGLGFSGIPQMQSYNMFSLGFTADDQEVVYWFEMLDPTFVSRLVVNQSGALRRVVWVEDSRLWNPIWESPVDWCDDEISPCGQNGVCDAESSLRCACVTGFRPANPTSWNLRDGTDGCARKTALDCKNGTDGFVLLRGVKLPDTSRSTVDWSTTVSAGQCRARCLGDCTCTAYAQANISGRGSGCITWTGNLTDLRLYGSGGQELYVRLAAADLRSGSRNVSFTVVIVILSILATLSLALVVYCIWRRRRRRRESEATRTLGMSHSILLARRQGDEGTEANNLEISLFSIDEVVNATDNFSVMSKLGEGGFGSVYKGKLGEEQLEVAMKRLSRNSVQGVDEFKNEITLIAKLQHRNLVRLIGYCIQKEERILIYEFMHNGSLHSFIFDKVKGALLNWTTRYNIIVGIARGLLYLHEDSRFRIIHRDLKASNVLLDKDMNPKISDFGMARIFKGDETEVNTKRVVGTYGYMSPEYAMDGIFSVKSDVFSFGVLVLEIISGKKNRGIYNSTYNLNLLGYTWSLWKEGNGLKLVDESIGYSFPKAEIFKCIKIALLCVQEYPQDRPTMSTILLMMGTDIALIPQPRQPGFVGIRGPNEINSSSGSNHDSLSINNLSITAFEGR
- the LOC122010376 gene encoding receptor-like serine/threonine-protein kinase SD1-8 isoform X1, producing the protein MRLLTSTILLCLLITTLPRPSIGDGTLTSAQSLDDDDGKTLISAGGSFALGFFSPTGTDNRYVGIWYNKISVCTVVWVANRLRPLTNRHGSLKLLANGTLEVTDDNSTVLWSSTSSAAVRNPVAQLLDDGNLVVGSAADDESNVSFAWQSFDYPTDSLLPGMKLGWNLTTKFNRQLSSWTSTIDPAPGDFTLGIDLEGDPQLWEWSSFSSEQGTKQPKWRGGPWNGLGFSGIPQMQSYNMFSLGFTADDQEVVYWFEMLDPTFVSRLVVNQSGALRRVVWVEDSRLWNPIWESPVDWCDDEISPCGQNGVCDAESSLRCACVTGFRPANPTSWNLRDGTDGCARKTALDCKNGTDGFVLLRGVKLPDTSRSTVDWSTTVSAGQCRARCLGDCTCTAYAQANISGRGSGCITWTGNLTDLRLYGSGGQELYVRLAAADLRSGSRNVSFTVVIVILSILATLSLALVVYCIWRRRRRRRESEATRTLAGMSHSILLARRQGDEGTEANNLEISLFSIDEVVNATDNFSVMSKLGEGGFGSVYKGKLGEEQLEVAMKRLSRNSVQGVDEFKNEITLIAKLQHRNLVRLIGYCIQKEERILIYEFMHNGSLHSFIFDKVKGALLNWTTRYNIIVGIARGLLYLHEDSRFRIIHRDLKASNVLLDKDMNPKISDFGMARIFKGDETEVNTKRVVGTYGYMSPEYAMDGIFSVKSDVFSFGVLVLEIISGKKNRGIYNSTYNLNLLGYTWSLWKEGNGLKLVDESIGYSFPKAEIFKCIKIALLCVQEYPQDRPTMSTILLMMGTDIALIPQPRQPGFVGIRGPNEINSSSGSNHDSLSINNLSITAFEGR